In Hevea brasiliensis isolate MT/VB/25A 57/8 chromosome 13, ASM3005281v1, whole genome shotgun sequence, a single genomic region encodes these proteins:
- the LOC110669598 gene encoding probable aquaporin TIP5-1, with the protein MAPSSLNARFKQSVTPDALRSYLAEFISTFFYVFAVVGSAMAARKLMPGADPSSLVIVAIGNSFALSSAVYIAANISGGHVNPAVTFSLAVGGHISVPTALFYWISQMLASVMACLLLRVVIVGQSLPTYTIAEEMTGFGASVIEGVLTFGLVYTVYAAGDPRRSLQGVTGPLAIGLMAGANVLAAGPFSGGSMNPACAFGSAVIAGRFKNQAVYWVGPLIGGTFAGLLYDNAVFPNQVPDSIRGISDGVGA; encoded by the exons ATGGCCCCATCATCTCTAAATGCCCGATTCAAACAATCTGTTACTCCCGACGCTTTAAGATCATATCTCGCAGAGTTCATCTCCACTTTCTTTTATGTGTTTGCAGTTGTAGGATCTGCAATGGCTGCAC GGAAATTGATGCCAGGAGCAGATCCATCCAGTTTAGTAATAGTTGCTATTGGGAATTCTTTTGCACTTTCGTCGGCTGTGTACATCGCTGCCAACATCTCCGGTGGACATGTGAATCCTGCCGTCACATTTAGTCTGGCCGTTGGAGGCCACATTAGCGTCCCTACTGCTCTATTCTACTGGATTTCTCAAATGTTAGCCTCTGTCATGGCTTGTCTTCTCTTGAGAGTAGTCATTGTTGGACAG AGTCTTCCTACCTACACAATTGCAGAAGAAATGACAGGATTTGGAGCGTCGGTGATAGAAGGTGTGCTAACATTTGGTTTAGTATACACTGTTTATGCCGCAGGGGACCCCAGGCGCAGCCTGCAGGGAGTCACCGGACCCTTGGCAATAGGACTGATGGCAGGAGCCAATGTGTTGGCTGCAGGACCCTTCTCAGGTGGTTCAATGAACCCTGCATGTGCATTTGGTTCTGCAGTCATTGCTGGAAGGTTCAAGAATCAAGCAGTCTATTGGGTTGGACCCTTGATTGGAGGCACATTTGCAGGGCTTCTATATGATAATGCTGTCTTCCCTAATCAAGTTCCTGATTCTATTAGGGGAATTTCAGACGGTGTTGGAGCGTAA
- the LOC110669596 gene encoding uncharacterized protein LOC110669596 yields MPVRIFYLCITLSYFWSKTLKKTSCFLFVSFTIRISERMQSLPSQSSKLKHICYPPNASLIISPYKASVFSLFLEVLDSFQFMERLQSEHGRRGRRTRLARSREMVQMHCPPGRMLPVPPIIRVTPNQAKLAAIAVDLNVRLRSADMPCGMQERAFRCTRGVLDANLEKKPNPTHIAMYLKKEFDTVYGPAWHCVVGQSFGSFVTHSSGGFVYFSVDKLSFLLFKTEVRPVRRSLPPPLSLLQKLNINA; encoded by the exons ATGCCTGTTCGTATCTTTTACCTCTGTATCACACTTTCTTATTTTTGGTCCAAAACGCTAAAAAAAACGAGTTGTTTCTTATTTGTCTCTTTCACAATCAGAATCAGCGAACGCATGCAAAGCTTGCCCAGTCAAAGTTCTAAGTTGAAACATATCTGCTACCCGCCAAATGCGTCTCTCATAATTTCCCCCTATAAAGCATCTGTTTTCTCTCTGTTTCTCGAAGTCCTGGACTCGTTTCAGTTCATGGAGAGACTACAGTCAGAGCATGGGAGGCGCGGGAGGAGGACGAGACTGGCAAGGAGCAGAGAAATGGTGCAGATGCACTGTCCGCCCGGGCGCATGTTACCAGTGCCCCCCATAATAAGGGTAACACCCAATCAGGCGAAGCTAGCTGCAATAGCCGTTGATTTGAACGTACGGCTGAGATCGGCCGATATGCCCTGTGGAATGCAGGAGCGGGCGTTTCGGTGCACCAGAGGAGTCCTTGACGCAAATCTGGAGAAGAAGCCTAATCCTACTCATATTGCCATGTATCTCAAGAAG GAATTTGATACAGTGTATGGGCCGGCATGGCACTGCGTTGTGGGCCAGAGTTTTGGATCATTTGTTACTCACTCGAGTGGCGGATTTGTGTATTTCTCTGTAGACAAGCTCTCTTTTCTTCTCTTCAAGACGGAGGTCCGACCAGTCAGGAGGTCGCTTCCTCCTCCTCTTTCTCTATTGCAAAAGCTTAATATTAATGCTTAG